A genome region from Euphorbia lathyris chromosome 4, ddEupLath1.1, whole genome shotgun sequence includes the following:
- the LOC136226907 gene encoding late embryogenesis abundant protein EMB564-like encodes MSANQQQSRAELDAKARQGETVIPGGTGGKSLEAQEHLAEGRSRGGQVRKEQLGTEGYQEMGRKGGLSTNEESGGERAEREGVEIDESKFTNRG; translated from the coding sequence ATGTCCGCAAATCAACAGCAATCAAGGGCGGAGCTTGATGCCAAGGCAAGGCAAGGTGAGACAGTTATACCTGGCGGCACCGGAGGCAAGAGCCTTGAAGCCCAGGAGCACCTTGCGGAAGGGAGGAGCCGCGGAGGGCAGGTGAGGAAGGAGCAGTTGGGGACGGAGGGGTATCAGGAGATGGGGAGGAAAGGTGGTCTGAGCACCAATGAGGAGTCCGGCGGTGAAAGGGCGGAGAGAGAAGGTGTCGAGATCGACGAGTCTAAGTTCACAAACCGGGGTTAA
- the LOC136226669 gene encoding phosphatidylinositol N-acetylglucosaminyltransferase subunit C, with product MAMDINNESSFPQSKWRKVAYGGMQPGFDDNHTDDSFLEDMVMNANVVKRDLLKVMQDSVSISQYLCIVVLVGLVWSYTLQSILNENSLLLLDASLLGSGFLVLILTKEMLSLTLLIRYVLNISFFITGLYVLAPIYHTLTRSISSDSIWAVTVSLILLHLFLHDYSGSTIRAPDALKDPILTSCVSLNASVVASVFIASRLPSRLHVFAVMLFSLQVFLFAPFITFCIKKYSFKLHLLFSTVLMVVTLAFVYMLHSLLFVLLLGLLVFVNVVCPYWLIKIQEYKFEINGPWDEAKLCFDITD from the coding sequence ATGGCAATGGATATCAACAACGAGAGCTCGTTTCCTCAGTCAAAATGGAGAAAAGTGGCGTATGGAGGGATGCAGCCTGGATTTGATGACAATCACACAGATGATTCATTTCTTGAAGATATGGTTATGAATGCTAACGTCGTTAAACGGGACCTATTGAAGGTGATGCAGGACTCAGTTTCCATCTCACAATATCTATGCATTGTTGTACTTGTTGGCTTGGTTTGGTCTTACACTTTGCAATCTATCCTTAACGAGaattcccttcttcttctcgacGCCAGCCTTCTTGGATCAGGTTTCCTTGTTTTAATTTTAACCAAGGAAATGCTTTCTCTTACTCTTCTTATCCGTTACGTTCTCAATATCTCGTTTTTCATAACCGGATTATACGTTTTAGCTCCTATATATCATACTCTCACAAGGTCAATAAGTTCAGATTCTATATGGGCAGTTACTGTTTCACTAATACTCCTTCATCTCTTTCTTCACGACTATTCAGGATCAACGATAAGAGCACCTGATGCCCTAAAAGACCCAATCTTGACAAGCTGTGTCTCTCTAAATGCCTCGGTTGTTGCCTCTGTTTTCATCGCATCCCGCCTTCCGTCGAGGCTCCACGTCTTTGCTGTAATGTTGTTTTCATTGCAAGTCTTTCTTTTTGCTCCATTTATCACTTTCTGCATCAAAAAATACTCCTTCAAGTTGCATCTTTTATTTTCTACTGTGTTGATGGTTGTTACTTTGGCCTTTGTTTACATGTTGCATAGCTTGCTTTTTGTGTTGTTGTTAGGTTTGTTGGTTTTTGTAAATGTGGTTTGTCCTTATTGGCTGATTAAAATTCAGGAATACAAGTTTGAGATAAATGGTCCTTGGGATGAGGCTAAACTTTGTTTTGATATAACAGATTGA